The genomic window AAAAAATATATAGATACTCTTGAAAAATAAAATTTTATAATAAAAAATAGGAGATGATTAAAATTTTTTAATGTCTCCTATTTTTGTTTTTTTAAAATTATTAATTTAAAGAAATTTTAAAAGTAAAATTAATTATAATTCGACTATTTCTATTTTATTTCCATGATTTTTTATTATTTCAAATAAATCTTTTATTTTCATCCAAATAGTTGCTGTATTATCATTAGGATGTACTCCAATTAATCCAGGTTCTTGAAAAAAGTCTTTATCAAAAAATACTTGTACTTTTTTTTCATTATCATTTAATATACCAAAAGGTGTTACTGAGCCAGGAGATAAATTTAAAAAAATCATTAACTCTTCTTCAGAAGCAAACCTTAATGGACGAGTTTTATATAATTCTCTAAATTTTTTTAAATCAGTTTTTTTATTTCCTTTTATTGTAATTAAATAATAATTTCTTTTTTTATCATCTCTCATAAAGATATTTTTTGCATCAGCTTCTGGGTATGGAAGCTTTATTTCAGCAAGTTCTGCCATATTGTAAACTGCCTTATGTTCACTTACTTCATACCAAATATTGTTTTCATCTAAAAATTTATATATCTCTTCTTTATTCATAAAATTTCCCCCTTATCATATAGCATAAAATTTCCCCTATCATATAGTAAAAAGATTGTCACATTATTTTGTAACAATCTTCTTATAAAATTTTTATAAACTGCAAATATCCGTATTAGAAATAATTAAATATCCTAAGTCTTTTATATTG from Fusobacterium sp. FSA-380-WT-3A includes these protein-coding regions:
- a CDS encoding prolyl-tRNA synthetase associated domain-containing protein yields the protein MNKEEIYKFLDENNIWYEVSEHKAVYNMAELAEIKLPYPEADAKNIFMRDDKKRNYYLITIKGNKKTDLKKFRELYKTRPLRFASEEELMIFLNLSPGSVTPFGILNDNEKKVQVFFDKDFFQEPGLIGVHPNDNTATIWMKIKDLFEIIKNHGNKIEIVEL